The segment CGCATTATTTCCGTATTCCAGTTTATAAAAATACGTTCCGGGCGATACTTCTCTACCAGCGGAATTTCTGCCATCCCAAGTGATCGTGGTCTTTGCCAAAAAATTGTCCTTTTTCCCGCTGTATCTTTTTATTAATTGCCCTCGGACATTGTAGATTGAGAGTTGATAATCCTTATTCGATTTTCAGCAATCCATTTTCAATATCAATGTCATATAATCCCGACACACTTTCACCGTTTTCCTTATACAACTGGAGTCTATAAATTGTAATAGGAGATGAACCGTTTGCTATTCCCCTAAGAGAAAATTTCATAAGTTCTCCACTTCCGTTTATCGCCTGATCACCGTTGAATAAAGAACAGATCATGCTCAAGCGTCCCGATTCGGATATCGCTTGAGTAAATGTAACAGAATTTCCCCAAAATTCTCCTGAGGTCAAACAGTTTTCGGGAATCTCAACGAGAGTGCTGTCAAAACTAATCTCCACAGCTACCCCAAAAAGATCTTCCACATTCTCAATTTTTAAGGAAAATTGGGCAACCTGATTTTGAACAATGGTCTGCTCAGCGGGATCTATTAATATTTTCAAGTTTTTACTGGAATCTGTTTTCCCATCACTGCAACCGATCAAAACCGCTATTGAAATTAATATTAATAATGCTATGATTCGTTTCA is part of the Candidatus Cloacimonadota bacterium genome and harbors:
- a CDS encoding cohesin domain-containing protein, with the protein product MKRIIALLILISIAVLIGCSDGKTDSSKNLKILIDPAEQTIVQNQVAQFSLKIENVEDLFGVAVEISFDSTLVEIPENCLTSGEFWGNSVTFTQAISESGRLSMICSLFNGDQAINGSGELMKFSLRGIANGSSPITIYRLQLYKENGESVSGLYDIDIENGLLKIE